A single Zootoca vivipara chromosome 1, rZooViv1.1, whole genome shotgun sequence DNA region contains:
- the XRCC3 gene encoding DNA repair protein XRCC3: protein MDWEQLDMNPRVIAAIKKAKIKSIQEIMNLSGADLQRLTNLSRMDVQYLLRAISGALRKNSVLTALQLFQDRNYNTSQHQKLSLGCPILDSLLQGGVPLAGITEIAGESSAGKTQIGLQLSLSVQYPYKYGGLESGAVYICTEDVFPNKRLQQLIEHQPKARGDISPDVVQKIKFGSGIFVEHAADLETFHECITKRINLLVSRGMVRLVVIDSIAALFRCEFAAKDSVLKAKYLQIFGAKLHKLSSKFRVPVVCINQVTDTMDEKGSAAHCSPGCATKRVVPALGITWSNQLLMRLMASRRTDQSLAANDAPHHGRSALRTLRVVFAPHLPPSFCYYAVNLEGVKGIKETPPNL, encoded by the exons ATGGACTGGGAACAGCTTGACATGAACCCCAGAGTGATTGCAGCAATTAAAAAGG CAAAAATCAAATCTATCCAAGAGATTATGAACCTTTCAGGAGCAGATTTGCAAAGGCTGACAAATCTGTCCCGTATGGATGTACAGTACTTGCTAAGGGCCATTTCTGGTGCATTAAGAAAAAACTCTGTACTTACAG CTCTTCAGCTATTCCAGGACAGAAACTACAACACTTCCCAACACCAGAAGCTAAGCCTGGGCTGCCCGATTCTGGACAGCTTGCTACAAGGCGGCGTTCCCCTTGCAGGAATCACCGAAATTGCTGGCGAAAGTTCTGCTGGGAAGACCCAGATTGGTTTGCAGCTGAGCCTTTCTGTGCAATATCCGTACAAATACGGTGGACTGGAATCTG GTGCTGTTTACATTTGTACGGAAGACGTTTTCCCAAATAAGCGCTTGCAGCAACTGATTGAGCACCAGCCCAAAGCGAGGGGTGACATTTCGCCTGATGTGGTGCAGAAAATAAAATTTGGAAGTGGTATTTTTGTTGAGCATGCCGCAGACCTG GAGACTTTCCACGAGTGTATTACTAAGAGGATTAACTTGCTGGTCTCAAGGGGCATGGTTCGCCTGGTCGTAATCGATTCCATCGCTGCCTTATTCAGATGCGAGTTTGCCGCCAAGGATTCCGTCCTGAAAGCCAAATATTTGCAGATATTTGGAGCAAAACTTCACAAGCTAAGCAGCAAGTTCCGAGTCCCAGTAGTATGCATTAATCAG GTAACTGACACAATGGATGAGAAAGGAAGTGCTGCTCACTGTAGTCCTGG ATGCGCAACCAAGAGAGTAGTTCCGGCACTTGGAATAACTTGGTCCAATCAGCTGTTGATGCGGCTGATGGCAAGCCGGAGAACAGACCAATCACTGGCTGCCAATGATGCACCACACCATGGCAGAAGTGCGCTGCGGACGTTAAGGGTGGTTTTTGCTCCTCACCTGCCCCCGTCTTTTTGCTACTATGCAGTCAACTTGGAAGGTGTAAAGGGAATAAAGGAGACACCACCGAATTTATGA